From the genome of Longimicrobium sp., one region includes:
- a CDS encoding phosphodiester glycosidase family protein: MRILLPALACLLAAPCVAQRGAPLRVDTVQQGAARVQLVRVDLRRAEVRMLWKDPSGAPFRSPAAVERWARGAGLRLLAVSNAGIFDKDRTPTGLHVERGQTLDPLNTRSGAGNFYLKPNAVFAILSDGTARIVATERAGALRERMREATQSGPALVLGGRIHPKFSPLPGGTPLNRSAVAVCGPHEVVLAHTVGGRGITLYELARVLRDRAGCADALFLDGNETAMLQVGGGAARTNVEFVGFIGVFAR, translated from the coding sequence ATGCGCATCCTCCTCCCCGCCCTTGCCTGCTTGCTCGCGGCGCCGTGCGTGGCGCAGCGCGGCGCTCCGTTGCGCGTGGACACGGTGCAGCAGGGGGCGGCGCGGGTGCAGCTGGTGCGCGTGGACCTGCGGCGCGCGGAGGTGCGGATGCTGTGGAAGGATCCGTCCGGCGCGCCGTTCAGGTCGCCGGCGGCGGTGGAACGGTGGGCGCGGGGGGCGGGGCTGCGGCTGCTGGCGGTGAGCAACGCGGGGATCTTTGACAAGGATCGCACGCCCACCGGCCTGCACGTGGAACGCGGCCAGACGCTGGACCCGCTGAACACGCGCTCTGGGGCCGGCAACTTCTACCTGAAGCCCAACGCCGTCTTCGCCATCCTGAGCGACGGCACCGCGCGCATCGTCGCCACCGAGCGAGCCGGCGCGCTCCGCGAGCGCATGCGCGAGGCGACGCAGTCGGGGCCGGCGCTGGTGCTGGGCGGGCGCATCCATCCCAAGTTCTCGCCCCTGCCCGGCGGCACCCCGCTCAACCGCAGCGCCGTCGCGGTGTGCGGGCCGCACGAGGTGGTGCTGGCGCACACGGTGGGCGGCAGGGGGATCACGCTGTACGAGCTCGCCCGCGTCCTGCGCGACCGGGCGGGGTGCGCCGACGCGCTCTTCCTGGACGGCAACGAGACCGCCATGCTCCAGGTGGGCGGCGGCGCGGCGCGGACCAATGTGGAGTTCGTGGGCTTCATCGGGGTCTTCGCGCGCTGA
- a CDS encoding tetratricopeptide repeat protein, translated as MRRRALPGRQRDRHAPGGRRRGADQCGVRGLHRGLRALTGESNERARLLYRLGRYAQAREELARSLAADPEDAYAHALLALCHTEEKQWDAALSAAKAAVAGDAEAPFSHYALAFVLKSRGSANEAAGAALESIRVDPGYIHGWHLLGQIRLDQRDWKEAVRCARQGLTIVPDDEGCNTVLAAALIEMGYHGEAAEVSARLLAAHPESATAHAIEGWRLYHLRQLAASRAAFRESLRLDPSQSNTHGGLRKAIDHDTAFMRLFRRVDEPLTRRAARLPRWLRGAALMLIAGFEFVLAWMLLLVCGIALGVLMEWLGGRP; from the coding sequence GTGCGCCGACGCGCTCTTCCTGGACGGCAACGAGACCGCCATGCTCCAGGTGGGCGGCGGCGCGGCGCGGACCAATGTGGAGTTCGTGGGCTTCATCGGGGTCTTCGCGCGCTGACGGGCGAGAGCAACGAGCGGGCACGCCTCCTCTACCGGCTGGGGCGCTACGCGCAGGCGCGCGAAGAGCTTGCCCGCTCCCTCGCCGCGGACCCGGAGGACGCCTACGCGCATGCCCTCCTGGCCCTCTGCCATACGGAGGAGAAGCAGTGGGATGCGGCGCTGAGCGCGGCGAAGGCGGCCGTCGCCGGGGACGCGGAGGCGCCGTTCAGCCACTACGCGCTGGCGTTCGTGCTGAAGTCGCGCGGCTCGGCGAACGAGGCGGCCGGGGCGGCGCTGGAATCGATCCGCGTGGACCCCGGCTACATCCACGGCTGGCACCTCCTGGGGCAGATCCGGCTGGACCAGCGGGATTGGAAGGAGGCGGTCCGCTGCGCGCGGCAGGGGCTCACCATCGTGCCGGACGACGAGGGGTGCAACACGGTGCTGGCGGCGGCGCTCATCGAGATGGGGTACCACGGCGAGGCGGCGGAGGTCTCAGCCCGCCTCCTGGCCGCGCACCCGGAGAGCGCGACGGCGCACGCCATCGAGGGGTGGCGGCTCTATCACCTGCGGCAGCTCGCAGCCTCGCGCGCCGCGTTTCGCGAATCGCTGCGGCTGGACCCATCCCAGTCCAACACCCACGGCGGGCTGCGCAAGGCCATCGACCACGACACGGCGTTCATGCGCCTCTTCCGCCGGGTCGACGAGCCGCTGACCCGCCGCGCCGCCCGGCTCCCCCGCTGGCTCCGCGGCGCCGCCCTGATGCTCATCGCCGGATTCGAGTTCGTCCTCGCGTGGATGCTGCTGCTGGTCTGCGGGATCGCGCTCGGGGTGCTGATGGAATGGCTCGGCGGGCGTCCGTGA
- a CDS encoding glycosyl hydrolase has product MHKISRLYLTVPIVLALVAPASAQARAGFANGRGGARDAVREAARNAPEVRGMTPDAASLPGPVFARGGRPFFSGVFLGDAESKVEVIDVSIRRFTAMVGKRPALVKTFHAFNADFSARGWAGRLIRKVQREGSTNYIALAPAWTSEVPTDSVLAAILAGSADDELRKIARDLRGFGALVLIEPGWEMNGRWGYRWQGVDNGLAASAPAKYADAWRRLVDLFAREGATNVRWVFNPNTGNPVLGGAPGPAHWNWWGRYYPGDEYVDYVGFHGFNGPSVWFKRWMPFAELFSGPEADFALPEMVRRHPNKPILMGELAAEKDPVELRRGGWIRDAYRQMIDHPKIVGGIWFHMQKETDWRVNTLPQVLQAYQEVMRDPRVADTFVDVSPRLPRHGRR; this is encoded by the coding sequence GTGCACAAGATCAGCAGGCTGTACCTGACCGTTCCGATCGTCCTGGCGCTGGTGGCGCCCGCATCCGCCCAGGCGCGCGCGGGGTTCGCCAACGGCCGCGGCGGCGCCCGCGACGCCGTGCGCGAGGCGGCCCGCAACGCCCCCGAGGTGCGGGGGATGACGCCCGACGCGGCGTCGCTGCCGGGGCCGGTCTTTGCCCGCGGCGGCCGCCCCTTCTTCTCCGGCGTCTTCCTGGGCGACGCGGAGAGCAAGGTGGAGGTGATCGACGTCTCCATCCGCCGCTTCACCGCGATGGTGGGGAAGCGGCCGGCGCTGGTGAAGACCTTCCACGCCTTCAACGCGGACTTCTCCGCCCGCGGCTGGGCGGGGCGGCTCATCCGCAAGGTGCAGCGCGAGGGCTCCACCAACTACATCGCGCTCGCCCCCGCCTGGACCTCGGAAGTCCCCACCGACAGCGTCCTCGCCGCCATCCTCGCGGGCAGCGCGGACGACGAGCTGCGCAAGATCGCACGCGACCTGAGGGGGTTCGGCGCGCTGGTGCTGATCGAGCCGGGATGGGAGATGAACGGCCGCTGGGGATACCGCTGGCAGGGGGTGGACAACGGCCTCGCCGCCAGCGCGCCCGCCAAGTACGCCGATGCCTGGCGGCGGCTGGTGGACCTGTTCGCGCGGGAGGGCGCCACCAACGTGCGCTGGGTCTTCAACCCGAACACCGGCAACCCCGTGCTGGGCGGCGCCCCCGGCCCCGCGCACTGGAACTGGTGGGGGCGCTACTATCCGGGCGACGAGTACGTGGACTACGTGGGCTTCCACGGCTTCAACGGCCCGTCCGTCTGGTTCAAGCGGTGGATGCCGTTCGCGGAGCTGTTCAGCGGCCCCGAAGCGGACTTCGCGCTCCCGGAGATGGTGCGCCGCCACCCCAACAAGCCCATCCTCATGGGCGAGCTCGCGGCCGAGAAGGATCCGGTGGAGCTGCGCCGCGGCGGGTGGATCCGCGACGCCTACCGACAGATGATCGACCACCCCAAGATCGTGGGCGGCATCTGGTTCCACATGCAAAAGGAGACGGACTGGCGGGTGAACACCCTCCCCCAGGTCCTGCAGGCGTACCAGGAGGTCATGCGCGACCCCCGCGTTGCCGACACTTTCGTGGACGTCTCCCCCCGCCTTCCGCGCCACGGCCGGCGGTAG
- a CDS encoding nuclear transport factor 2 family protein — protein sequence MSGQYWRLVVLACVLAASPARAQESYVRVAVSPNTDATAVAGDSTAIHDFHMVLRDRERWGKPAPDVSGLAQYIAEDAVLLARFGEIFRGRQEILAWFQRMLGFGQIDNMRLTAGASRGMFYVTGRYRHLIHRPDGRGRFMEDLGSYAWVWERQKDGVWRIQSMMMVPEPNPGSPANPYQ from the coding sequence ATGTCAGGCCAATACTGGCGTCTTGTAGTGCTCGCGTGCGTGCTCGCCGCGTCGCCCGCGCGGGCGCAGGAGAGCTACGTGCGCGTGGCGGTGAGCCCCAATACGGACGCCACGGCGGTGGCGGGCGACAGCACCGCCATCCACGACTTCCACATGGTCCTGCGCGACCGGGAGCGCTGGGGGAAGCCCGCGCCCGACGTCAGCGGGCTGGCGCAGTACATCGCGGAAGACGCGGTGCTGCTGGCGCGCTTCGGCGAGATCTTTCGGGGGCGGCAGGAGATCCTCGCCTGGTTCCAGCGCATGCTCGGCTTCGGGCAGATCGACAACATGCGGCTCACGGCGGGCGCGTCGCGCGGGATGTTCTACGTGACGGGCCGCTACCGCCACCTGATCCACCGCCCTGACGGCCGCGGGCGGTTCATGGAGGACCTGGGGAGCTATGCCTGGGTCTGGGAGCGGCAAAAGGATGGTGTGTGGAGGATCCAATCGATGATGATGGTCCCGGAGCCCAACCCGGGGAGTCCCGCGAACCCGTACCAGTAG